gaaatacgtatttttgaagttacaatcaaaaataaattgataatatttacgaAATTTCCTAACTGAAAGTCCGTTGGGAGGATCGAAAGAGTTTGGTTCGAAGGAGAGGTACAGAAGTAATTGGAAACCCAAAGAATGGAACGGACATCTTTTGGGTTTACAAACGAAGAACCTAGGgtctttcaaattttttgggCTTCTGAGCGGAACTCTTTTTGCGCTTTAGAACAATATACTACAAAATAATTCCGTTAAGCAGCCCAACAAGATTCCGTTAAGAAACCCAAAGGAATTCTGTTTTGGAAGCCTAtaagaatttcgttcagaaatgtagaagaattccttccagaatcccaaataatttcgttcggaaACCCAGAGAAAGGACTTATTTGGATTTACGAACCGAGATTTTTTGGTTTTCTAAACGGGGCTTTTCTTGGGTTTCGGAAGGAACTCTTCTGGGTTTTCAAATCGATTCCGAACTGCAGTtccgtacaaaatcctgtcaggGCTTCGGTAGGAAATTCCCTCTTAAGTATTTTAATGAGAATCCCTTGTCCAGAAGCCGAAAAAGcttccgttcagaagcccagaGCGCTTCAATCAAAAGCCCAGAAATATTTCTTTGGTAAGTCCAAAAGTATTCCGTTCGGGATTCTAGAATGATTATGTTcagaatcccatcagaattccgtttggaagtccTAATGGATTTCTTTGAGAAGCCCAGAGTGATTCCTTTCGAAAGCccaaaatttctttcaaaaactcgAAGGGATTCCGGTAGTAAACCCAGTAGGATTACGTTTGAAAGTTCACATAATTCTGTACAGAAAACCGCACAAACGGTTATCTTTTGGGCACCCTTATGTGATTCTTTTGGGCATTTGAACGGGATCATTTTGGGCTCCACAATGAACGAGTTTTGGGCTTCTTAATGAAATCTTTTTAGGTTTCGGAAAGGAATCAAAGAATCTATCcgtttaaaattctaaaaggattctgtttgaaaCCCAAAAGGAATCCCGTTCAAAAGCATAAAAGGCTCCGCTCCGTTTGGAAACTTTATAGGAATCCTTACGAAATCCCCATAGCAATTTCGATTGAAAACCCAAAATGTTTTAATGGATTATtttaggtaactcattttgcactcaccgcatcaaaacaaagtCGCTACTGTATATGTAGGTTAACATGCGAGAGGTTTTGAAGGAACTGGTCTACGGTGGCGCTATCTActcatttcatagcggcagatTTTGCTTTTTCATTAATCCAAAGCCCAACAGAATTTTGTTTGCCTGCCCAAAGTTTGCGAAAActgaatgtctgtaaaagtctgtaacttcaatcaaaagtctgtataatgtctgtaatctgtatgatgtctgtatgcaagaccaaatgtctgtgtaaatacagacatgtctgtatgtctggcatccctgcaacatcagccactcgatgatttgaaACGTCATTCCGGCGATTAAATTTTTGGAGTGTTTCCCACAACCGAGCGCTGGAGCTGTTACCGACGAAGAGTTTCTACCGTTGTCAAACAATTATGATTCGCACtttgaaaacaatttatttCGGCTCTATCTTTTCTTGTGCAAAACGGAGATTCTGGAATGAATCGATTTTCAATCCACAGTGCGCTTATCTAATAACTCACGCAACCAAACGTTAGTCCGAGCCTTGTgcaatttaattccactacgttttgttatttttgtagatacgtatttcgacctcaactgcgaggtcgtcttcagtgtttcgcacttgactcgacttgactaccatacttcctgaccacttttcgttaCGGTCTCAAATTTTATTCTGCAGAATGCCCTCCTATcttcccgaaggacgtaatcctacgtcaacatCAGATAACTTTCTGAAGAGTCATATATCATGTTAGTTCTCAGGCCGCAAGTTAAGGTGAGTggcatcatgaggctaacacgatgatacttttatgcccatttTGCAAAGTTGTTACAGTCTTGCAAATgttcacccaaccagcggatggcagattttaatacaattctgcataagaaccttactgaaactgtataaaattttggcatatacaatttcggaagattttaataaaaGCTTACGTTTCCTGTATTAAAACTTAGCAGAACTGTATATGCCAAACTTATATACAATTATTGTCAGATTTGATTTTCCTATTtctccataacttttgaacgcattgAAACCATAAGCCTCAACAAAACCGATAACATCAATACAACCAAATTAGTAAATCATGTGGATATGCGGCACCTTGACTAAGCACAAGCGGCTTTAGCTTTTTCAATCGTTTTCATCAACCGCTGCTAAAATAAGCTCTCACATCGCTGGATGGTCTTCCCAAAACCCAAGACCACATCACCGCACAGCGAGCCGATCGTGTGGGTCATTCCTCGCTTCACGAGTCAGTACAACGATCCAACATCCTGGGATATGGGTGGGACCAGATAAATCAGGAATAAAAAGACGTCCGAAAAAGTAATTTCACGCCGAGTGGATTTCTAATCTGTTTACACTAATGTACATATTCTTATGGGTCATCAAGGAAGAAAGGAGTTGCCGTAGATGGTCGTTTGCCCTTTCAGGCGTGCAGCCGAAGTAATTTTTCGCAGCAATTGTTCGGTGGATGAGCAATGAGGTTTCCGGCTCTGCATCGCTTGAAACGATTTCGTTCGTGTGCCCTACATCCTCCAGACCATGTGACAAATTGGTGTTTGGGGAAATTGACCGGCCTATTGCTGCCGGTTGACATAGTACCAAGTATTATAAGAATGTGTAGCAAAATGGCTAGTCAGGTTCCAATTTATCTTATTTTAATAGGTTCGAATCAGCAGGGATTTTTTACCTTTCCCCTACAACATAGTTTTACCGAACGgccatcatttcactccaaaaaacGGAGCTTTTATGGTAGGCAACGTGCCCGGACCAATGCAGTAGTCAGATTATCACGgcatgaacgatggatggttcctTCAACAGCGGATTTAATTTCATGCATCTTACGCCTCTTTCGGGTACTGTCTTCTATATGGATCCCAGTGTGGATGGTTCGCagctttttattttaaaatcacaCAAGGCGCGTTGGTCCCCAACGAATCAATACTCTAAGTCTCGTGTCCAAAAAGGACTAATGAGCTTTTTGGCAAAGTTTGTGCAtggttttatttaaaaaaaatcatttcttttCATTCTTTCCTTATcgataacaaaattatgaagaagttttcaagtagaaaactaAATATGTATCTGTTGATACAGAATTGATCATAGCGGAAGTAAATAAAAGAAAAGAATCTTATATTCGTGTAAAATTTCCCTTAAGACGCTTAacaataatttaattattgaaatattgattttcaaactttattttcatgagttttgagataaGTGTTTGGGTTTTCACTTATTGAGTTGTACAGaggaaattatttaattaatacGCGATCAAGTTGAAAGAGTTTCTCATTTTACTCGCACTGTGTAATCGAAGATTTACATCGCCTTACATATAAATCGAAAAGACTCCAAATACAGATCCGATATGGAATGCGCTGGTAAAAAACACAATCCAATGATACTGCTCGGAGCAAACGAAGAGATGGATTAGTAAATAATAGGAGAAAGAGAGAATACCCGAAAAGTTTTATTAGCTTTGTGCTGTTTTGGTCCTGTTAAAACAGCAAGTCATCATAATCCTAATTCGATGGAAACTAAAGCGCATTTGAAGAACATGAAGGTATAGTCATCAATTGGGACTCAATTGGGGGCTTCAATTGGGATTTGTTTGATTAAAACAATTTTCTCaataaaaatctttaaaatattcaaatccttACATAAATTATTGATTTCACTGTGGTTATTTTTACCGTGGatatattttatcatttttcgaTAATTCTTCGAGTCCGAAAAGCAGAAAAAAAGCCGCGTAACAGGCGTCCTCAATGTACTCATATGTGTCCCATAAGAATATACTTTTTAGGCGCTTAAATAAGAACGAAAGTACACAAACTTCCACGGTAAATGCGTCTGATTCAATGTCAAGCCAATGCAACGGACCAGGCCCAACCATTTGACGATGCACAGATGCAGCGGAGACAAAAGTGACATAAAAGTCCGAAAAGCTCGAGAAATTTAGGTTAATATGCCGTTACTCGCTTCACTGCAACACTGTTCGGTCGAGCTGAAACGAAAGATGAAAGCACTCGGAAGATTCAAATGCGATAACGCTTAGGCGTAGGCGAAATTCGGAAATACTATTCGTATAATACCAATGCTAGATCAATTTGGAGAGTCCAGTCGTTGGGAGACAGCTGATGCGACGCGTTCAACATGATCCGATTAGCTTTTTCCGTTTTTGTGTTCAGTATAGTGACAAATGGATGCGTAAGAACGTGGATTTCAGTGAAAGTGTTAAGAACTTAATCCAATGTGATATTGCTTCCAGCTAGGGCAAAATTTATTGGCCGCATACAACTCGTGCCGATCGGAGTTCAACGTAGATATGGAAACGTTCAATGCCATAAAAAATGGAGATTTTTCCATTCGGACGCCGTTCATCGAGGTGACTTTTACTTACTGAATCGTACCGAATCCCAACCCCGTATCATCCATGTTAATTAAATTTCAGTGCTTCGGTGACTGTTTGGTGAAGAAAGCAGGATTCATGAACGATGATTTGAGTTTCAACGAAGATGTCATCGTCAAGTTCATGAGCCGTTTTATTAaaccggaggattctaagaTGGCGTACGACACCTGTACGGCGGATGTAACCCCAATATTGTGTACCATGGCGTACGAAGTGTACCAATGCATTTATGAAAAAGCATATGAGAAATGGGGCACAAgacgaaaacaaaattaaatacaAAATTTGTGAGTGTATGT
The nucleotide sequence above comes from Armigeres subalbatus isolate Guangzhou_Male chromosome 3, GZ_Asu_2, whole genome shotgun sequence. Encoded proteins:
- the LOC134226394 gene encoding general odorant-binding protein 56d-like, whose product is MIRLAFSVFVFSIVTNGCLGQNLLAAYNSCRSEFNVDMETFNAIKNGDFSIRTPFIECFGDCLVKKAGFMNDDLSFNEDVIVKFMSRFIKPEDSKMAYDTCTADVTPILCTMAYEVYQCIYEKAYEKWGTRRKQN